In Luteitalea sp. TBR-22, one genomic interval encodes:
- a CDS encoding HAD hydrolase-like protein codes for MTPPYALVIFDFDGTLADSWRMMGRAMAEAADQFGYRRLEEVDVAALRGQDNRVVMAALGVKMWQLPRIVQHMRRVAMERADQIALFAGVDDLLRRLRGAGVRIAVVSSNGEAVIRQVLGPELSGLVDDFACGAALFGKASKFRRVVRRAGIDPARAVGVGDEGRDIEAASAAAIASVAVTWGYATRDLLASKSPTHIVDSVHELTTMLVGP; via the coding sequence ATGACGCCACCGTACGCGCTCGTCATCTTCGACTTCGACGGCACCCTGGCCGACAGCTGGCGCATGATGGGCCGCGCCATGGCGGAGGCGGCCGATCAGTTCGGCTACCGGCGGCTCGAGGAGGTCGACGTCGCGGCGCTGCGCGGGCAGGACAACCGCGTCGTCATGGCGGCGCTGGGCGTGAAGATGTGGCAGTTGCCGCGCATCGTGCAGCACATGCGGCGGGTCGCGATGGAGCGGGCTGACCAGATCGCGCTCTTCGCTGGCGTCGACGACCTGCTGCGCCGGCTGCGCGGCGCGGGAGTGCGGATCGCCGTCGTCAGCTCCAATGGCGAGGCCGTGATCCGGCAGGTGCTCGGCCCCGAGCTCTCCGGGCTGGTCGACGACTTCGCGTGCGGCGCCGCGTTGTTCGGCAAGGCGAGCAAGTTCAGGCGGGTCGTCCGTCGCGCCGGCATCGATCCGGCGCGTGCGGTGGGCGTCGGCGACGAGGGCCGGGACATCGAGGCCGCCAGTGCGGCGGCCATCGCGTCGGTCGCCGTCACGTGGGGCTACGCCACCCGCGACCTGCTGGCCAGCAAGTCGCCCACGCACATCGTCGACAGCGTCCACGAGCTCACGACGATGCTCGTCGGCCCCTAG
- a CDS encoding peptidase dimerization domain-containing protein has translation MTHTRLALVLALTLLSPTGVLAQARPTPSPAVDPRLAALKTAVQADVRSPALFDLGQQMTDMVFSFAELGFQEVETQKYLTGILEKEGFRIERGYAGIPTMWVARWGAGAPVIALGSDVDCIPQASQKPGVAYRDPIVDGAPGHGEGHNSGTPLNIVAAIAAKRQMEKAKLPGTLVIWPGIAEELVGTKAYYVRAGLFKDVDIVLYNHVGTDLVTSWGEAQGNGLVSVEYTFQGESAHSAGAPWRGKSALDAVELMNAGWNARREHLRLQQRSHYVITNGGDQPNVVPRNASVWYYFRDTTYEYIKRLWEIGDRMAQGAALMTDTTWTSRVLGSAWPQHYNKPLALTMHENIKAVGLPAWTEADLTLAKATQRELGVPVVGLTTKVSELKGQQEIPDDEKRGGGSDDIGDISWTVPTVSLRFPANFQAGPGHNWANAIPMATPIAHKGVNHGAQVVAMTVIDVLLRPDIVKDARAYFTDVQTKDRKYVPLIRHGDQPATHLNTAIQEKYRPALSKYYYDPSKYRTYLEQLGITYPTVRTPTGPTP, from the coding sequence ATGACCCACACACGCCTCGCGCTCGTCCTCGCACTCACGCTGCTCTCCCCCACCGGTGTCCTCGCCCAGGCCAGGCCGACGCCGTCGCCGGCCGTCGACCCGCGGCTGGCGGCGCTCAAGACCGCCGTGCAGGCCGACGTCAGATCGCCGGCCCTGTTCGACCTCGGCCAGCAGATGACCGACATGGTCTTCAGCTTCGCCGAGCTGGGGTTCCAGGAGGTCGAGACACAGAAGTACCTGACCGGCATCCTCGAGAAGGAGGGCTTCCGCATCGAGCGGGGCTACGCCGGCATCCCGACGATGTGGGTGGCGCGTTGGGGTGCGGGTGCGCCGGTCATCGCGCTCGGGTCCGACGTCGACTGCATCCCGCAGGCCTCGCAGAAGCCCGGCGTCGCCTACCGTGACCCGATCGTCGATGGCGCCCCCGGGCACGGCGAGGGCCACAACTCGGGAACGCCGCTGAACATCGTGGCGGCCATCGCCGCCAAGCGGCAGATGGAGAAGGCGAAGTTGCCGGGCACGCTGGTGATCTGGCCCGGCATCGCCGAGGAACTCGTCGGCACCAAGGCGTACTACGTGCGGGCCGGCCTGTTCAAGGACGTGGACATCGTCCTCTACAACCACGTCGGCACCGACCTGGTCACCTCGTGGGGCGAGGCCCAGGGCAACGGGCTCGTCTCGGTGGAGTACACCTTCCAGGGCGAGTCGGCGCACTCGGCGGGCGCCCCCTGGCGCGGCAAGTCGGCGCTCGACGCCGTCGAGCTGATGAACGCCGGCTGGAACGCTCGCCGCGAGCACCTGCGGCTGCAGCAGCGATCGCACTACGTGATCACCAACGGCGGCGACCAGCCCAACGTCGTCCCGCGCAACGCCAGCGTCTGGTACTACTTCCGTGACACGACCTACGAATACATCAAGCGGCTGTGGGAGATCGGCGACCGGATGGCGCAGGGCGCCGCGCTGATGACCGACACCACGTGGACCTCGCGCGTCCTCGGCTCGGCATGGCCGCAGCACTACAACAAGCCGCTCGCCCTCACCATGCACGAGAACATCAAGGCGGTGGGCCTGCCCGCGTGGACGGAGGCCGACCTCACCCTCGCCAAGGCGACGCAGCGGGAGCTCGGCGTGCCGGTCGTCGGTCTCACCACGAAGGTGTCGGAGTTGAAGGGCCAGCAGGAGATCCCGGACGACGAGAAGCGCGGCGGCGGGTCGGACGACATCGGCGACATCTCGTGGACGGTGCCCACCGTGTCACTCCGCTTCCCTGCCAACTTCCAGGCCGGCCCGGGGCACAACTGGGCCAATGCCATCCCGATGGCGACGCCGATCGCGCACAAGGGTGTCAACCACGGCGCGCAGGTCGTCGCGATGACCGTGATCGACGTGCTGCTGCGCCCCGACATCGTCAAGGACGCCAGGGCCTACTTCACCGACGTGCAGACGAAGGATCGCAAGTACGTTCCGCTGATCCGGCACGGCGACCAGCCCGCCACGCACCTCAATACGGCCATCCAGGAGAAGTACCGACCAGCGCTGTCGAAGTACTACTACGACCCCTCGAAGTACAGGACGTACCTCGAGCAGCTGGGCATCACGTACCCGACGGTGCGGACGCCGACTGGCCCAACGCCATAG
- a CDS encoding amidohydrolase, whose protein sequence is MKTPTILLSLLLLARPAAPQTALPAPVPPSTDPRVARVKAAVQADVKSQALFDLGQQMNDMVFSFAELGFQEFETQKYLTGILEKEGFTVERGVAGIPTMWVARWGSGSPVIALGSDVDCIPQASQKPGVAYRDPIVDGAPGHGEGHNSGTPLNIVAALAVKRMMAREKIPGTLVIWPGIAEEQLGAKAYYVRAGLLKDVDAVLYTHVGTNLAAAWGDSGLNGLVSVEYTFAGESAHSASAPWRGKSALDAVELMNAGWNARREHLRLQQRSHYVITNGGDQPNVVPRNASVWYFFRETDEAGIRRMWAIGDRMAEGAALMTDTSWSSRVLGSAWPIHTNKALAEAMYANIVTVGLPAWSEADITLAKATQAELGVPVVGLATTIPELKGRAEIPDDEKRGGGTDDIGDISWTVPTLMLNYPANFQAGPGHNWANAIPMATPIAHKGINVGAQAQAMTIVDLLLRPEVLRAAKDYFANVQTKGQTYTPLIRPTDTPATHLNKGIQDKYRPALQKLYFDPTKYKTYLEQLGITYPTVRSTSSAR, encoded by the coding sequence ATGAAGACACCGACGATCCTGTTGTCGCTCCTCCTCCTGGCCCGACCGGCCGCGCCCCAGACCGCGCTCCCCGCGCCCGTCCCGCCGAGCACCGACCCACGCGTCGCGCGGGTCAAGGCGGCCGTCCAGGCCGACGTGAAGTCGCAGGCCCTGTTCGACCTCGGCCAGCAGATGAACGACATGGTGTTCAGCTTCGCGGAACTCGGTTTCCAGGAGTTCGAGACCCAGAAGTACCTCACCGGCATCCTCGAGAAGGAGGGCTTCACGGTCGAGCGCGGCGTGGCCGGCATCCCGACGATGTGGGTGGCGCGCTGGGGATCCGGGTCGCCGGTGATCGCCCTCGGGTCCGACGTGGACTGCATCCCGCAGGCCTCGCAGAAGCCCGGCGTGGCCTATCGCGACCCGATCGTCGACGGCGCGCCGGGGCATGGCGAGGGTCACAACTCCGGGACGCCGCTCAACATCGTCGCCGCGCTTGCGGTCAAGCGCATGATGGCGCGCGAGAAGATTCCCGGCACGCTGGTCATCTGGCCGGGCATCGCCGAGGAACAGCTCGGCGCCAAGGCCTACTACGTGCGCGCCGGCCTGCTGAAGGACGTCGACGCGGTGCTCTACACGCACGTCGGCACCAACCTCGCCGCCGCCTGGGGCGACAGCGGCCTCAACGGCCTCGTGTCGGTGGAATACACGTTTGCCGGCGAGTCGGCGCACTCGGCGAGCGCGCCCTGGCGCGGCAAGTCGGCCCTCGACGCGGTGGAGCTGATGAACGCCGGCTGGAACGCCCGCCGCGAGCACCTGCGGCTGCAGCAGCGGTCCCATTACGTGATCACCAATGGCGGTGACCAACCCAACGTCGTGCCGCGCAACGCCAGCGTCTGGTACTTCTTCCGGGAGACCGACGAGGCCGGCATCCGCCGGATGTGGGCGATCGGCGACAGGATGGCCGAGGGCGCGGCGCTGATGACCGACACGAGCTGGTCGTCACGGGTGCTCGGGTCGGCGTGGCCCATCCACACCAACAAGGCCCTGGCCGAGGCGATGTACGCCAACATCGTCACCGTGGGCCTGCCGGCGTGGAGCGAGGCCGACATCACCCTGGCCAAGGCCACGCAGGCCGAACTCGGCGTGCCGGTCGTCGGCCTGGCGACGACGATCCCGGAGTTGAAGGGACGCGCCGAGATCCCCGACGACGAGAAGCGAGGCGGCGGCACCGACGACATCGGCGACATCTCGTGGACGGTGCCGACCCTCATGCTGAACTACCCGGCCAACTTCCAGGCCGGTCCGGGGCACAACTGGGCCAACGCCATCCCGATGGCCACGCCCATCGCCCACAAGGGCATCAACGTCGGCGCGCAGGCGCAGGCCATGACCATCGTCGACCTGCTGCTGCGGCCCGAGGTGCTCCGGGCAGCGAAGGACTACTTCGCCAACGTCCAGACGAAGGGCCAGACGTACACGCCCCTGATTCGACCGACCGACACGCCCGCGACGCACCTGAACAAGGGCATCCAGGACAAGTACCGACCGGCGCTCCAGAAGCTGTACTTCGACCCCACGAAGTACAAGACCTACCTCGAACAGCTCGGCATCACCTACCCGACCGTGCGCTCGACTTCCTCCGCCCGCTGA
- a CDS encoding peptide chain release factor 3, with amino-acid sequence MSVPAPAVSESFRREVERRRTFAIISHPDAGKTTLTEKTLLYAGAIELAGAVKGRASQRAVVSDWMDIERERGISITSAALEFELHGCRVTLLDTPGHKDFSEDTYRTLLAADSVVMVIDAAKGIETQTRKLFEVASRRKLPMLTFVNKLDLPGRDPLDLLDEIERVLGVSAAPMNWPIGTGDRFKGVFDLRRQEVLFYERIARSARRAPVTVTGADDPALVDLLGEQARDELLEGVHLLEAAGTAFDLDAYRAGRQTAVFFGSALTNFGLESFLEALVQYAPCPGLREDAEGNLVDPMRQDFSGFVFKIQANMNPRHRDRVAFVRVCTGTLTKDMQVVNTRLQQNVRLSRPSRFFGRDRETIEEAFPGDVVGLVNPGRFGIGDTLYAGQPVVYPPIPHFPAEHFGALRLQDVRFKQFDDGVRQLEEEGLMQVVFPIHGARYPILGVVGALQFDIIEARMKEEYGVACRVEKLSYVAARWVEAEAGVRLTLPNNVLSTTDRQERRVLLFPSEWDLQFCERENPNVRFLAMA; translated from the coding sequence ATGTCCGTCCCGGCCCCTGCCGTGTCCGAGAGCTTCCGACGCGAAGTCGAGCGCCGCCGGACGTTCGCCATCATCTCCCACCCGGACGCGGGCAAGACGACGCTCACCGAGAAGACCCTGCTCTATGCCGGCGCCATCGAACTGGCCGGCGCGGTCAAGGGGCGGGCGTCGCAGCGCGCCGTGGTGTCCGACTGGATGGACATCGAGCGGGAGCGCGGCATCTCGATTACCTCGGCGGCCCTGGAGTTCGAACTCCACGGGTGCCGCGTCACGCTGCTCGACACGCCGGGCCACAAGGACTTCAGCGAGGACACCTATCGCACGCTGTTGGCGGCCGACAGCGTGGTGATGGTGATCGACGCGGCCAAGGGCATCGAGACGCAGACGCGCAAGCTGTTCGAGGTGGCGAGCCGGCGCAAGCTGCCGATGCTCACGTTCGTCAACAAGCTCGACCTGCCGGGCCGCGACCCGCTCGACCTGCTCGACGAGATCGAGCGCGTGCTCGGGGTGTCGGCGGCGCCGATGAACTGGCCGATCGGCACCGGCGACCGGTTCAAGGGGGTGTTCGACCTGCGCCGGCAGGAGGTGCTGTTCTACGAGCGCATCGCGCGCAGCGCCCGCCGCGCGCCGGTGACCGTGACCGGCGCCGACGACCCGGCGCTGGTGGACCTGCTCGGCGAGCAGGCGCGCGACGAACTGCTCGAGGGCGTGCACCTGCTCGAGGCGGCCGGCACGGCATTCGACCTCGACGCGTATCGCGCCGGTCGGCAGACGGCCGTGTTCTTCGGCAGCGCCCTGACCAACTTCGGCCTCGAGTCGTTCCTCGAGGCGCTGGTGCAGTACGCGCCGTGTCCCGGCCTGCGCGAGGACGCCGAGGGGAACCTCGTCGACCCGATGCGGCAGGACTTCAGCGGCTTCGTGTTCAAGATCCAGGCGAACATGAACCCGAGGCACCGCGACCGGGTGGCGTTCGTCCGCGTGTGCACGGGCACGCTGACCAAGGACATGCAGGTGGTCAACACCCGCCTGCAGCAGAACGTCCGGCTCTCGCGGCCGAGCCGCTTCTTCGGGCGCGATCGCGAGACGATCGAGGAGGCGTTCCCGGGCGACGTCGTCGGCCTGGTCAACCCTGGCCGGTTCGGCATCGGCGACACGCTCTACGCGGGCCAGCCGGTGGTCTACCCGCCGATTCCGCACTTCCCGGCCGAGCACTTCGGCGCGCTGCGCCTGCAGGACGTGCGCTTCAAGCAGTTCGACGACGGGGTGCGCCAGCTCGAGGAGGAAGGCCTGATGCAGGTGGTCTTCCCGATCCATGGCGCCCGCTATCCGATCCTCGGCGTCGTCGGCGCGCTGCAGTTCGACATCATCGAGGCGCGGATGAAGGAGGAGTACGGAGTGGCCTGCCGGGTCGAGAAGCTCTCCTACGTCGCCGCCCGGTGGGTGGAGGCCGAGGCCGGGGTGCGCCTCACGCTCCCGAACAACGTGCTCTCGACGACCGACCGGCAGGAGCGGCGCGTGCTGCTGTTCCCCTCGGAGTGGGACCTGCAGTTCTGCGAGCGCGAGAACCCGAACGTGCGGTTCCTCGCCATGGCCTGA
- a CDS encoding SGNH/GDSL hydrolase family protein yields the protein MRLKSFVLASALAMAAAPAAAAPFTALYVFGDSLSDVGNATLLSGGTIPPPPYAPGRASNGPVAVDYLAQSLGLAPLSPALAPGGGTNYAVIGAATSLVPSAVGLADNTAALYGLSGPATGVLTGQLPLYGLQNPGAADANALYFLWAGGNDILLGSTLGPAQAQAAAANAALNVASAVDLLYAKGARHFLVPNLPVFNPAALTFNDTLAQQMGLRQNLAGIGLTTVDVSTRLTQFAVDPTYGFTRGFTPCLSGNPVSPGTNVCSADDELASILWDSSHPTTRVHELLAADFLEALPDHDVPEPATMLLGAIGLAGVAYRRRRAA from the coding sequence ATGCGACTCAAGAGCTTCGTCCTCGCGTCTGCCCTGGCCATGGCCGCGGCCCCGGCCGCCGCCGCGCCCTTCACTGCCCTCTACGTCTTCGGCGACAGCCTGTCGGACGTCGGCAACGCCACCCTGCTGTCGGGGGGCACCATTCCGCCGCCCCCGTACGCGCCGGGGCGGGCCAGCAACGGCCCGGTCGCGGTCGACTATCTGGCGCAATCGTTGGGCCTGGCGCCGCTCAGCCCCGCGCTGGCGCCCGGAGGCGGGACCAACTACGCCGTCATCGGTGCGGCCACGAGCCTGGTCCCCTCGGCGGTGGGACTGGCAGACAACACCGCAGCGCTGTACGGGCTGAGCGGGCCCGCGACCGGCGTCCTGACCGGGCAGTTGCCGCTGTACGGCCTGCAGAATCCCGGCGCGGCCGATGCCAATGCCCTGTACTTCCTGTGGGCGGGCGGCAACGACATCCTCCTCGGGTCGACGCTCGGCCCCGCGCAGGCGCAAGCGGCCGCCGCCAACGCCGCCCTCAACGTGGCCTCTGCCGTCGACCTGCTCTATGCCAAAGGGGCGCGTCACTTCCTGGTGCCGAACCTGCCCGTCTTCAATCCCGCCGCCCTGACGTTCAACGACACGCTTGCCCAGCAGATGGGCCTGCGCCAGAACCTGGCCGGCATCGGCCTCACCACCGTGGACGTCTCGACGCGGCTCACGCAGTTCGCCGTCGATCCCACGTACGGGTTCACCCGCGGCTTCACGCCGTGCCTGTCGGGCAATCCCGTCAGCCCCGGCACCAACGTCTGCTCGGCTGACGATGAGCTGGCAAGCATCCTGTGGGATTCGTCGCACCCGACGACGCGGGTGCACGAACTGCTGGCGGCCGACTTCCTCGAGGCACTGCCGGACCACGACGTGCCCGAACCGGCGACGATGCTCCTCGGAGCCATCGGGCTGGCCGGCGTCGCGTACCGCCGTCGTCGCGCCGCCTGA
- the serA gene encoding phosphoglycerate dehydrogenase, with product MAVAPASSPVSFDKSLIKVVLLENVHQSAVEAFRADGYSNIHQHGRALEGAALREAIADAHVLGIRSRTQLTAEVLAAAPKLIAVGAFCIGTNQIDLRAAETLGVPVFNAPFSNTRSVAELVIAEVVLLLRDVPRRNASAHRGGWDKSPSGAHEVRGKTLGIVGYGHIGTQVGVLAEALGMRVLFYDIVAKLALGNAQAVRSMEALLAAADVVTLHVPETPQTQGLIGAAQLQQMRRGAHLINASRGTVVDIDALAAALREGHLGGAALDVFPHEPESNSEQFESPLRGLDNVILTPHIGGSTAEAQEAIGVEVAEKLLTYSNNGSTLSAVNFPEVALPGHPGKHRVLHIHHNRPGVLSRVNDVFSAARVNVAAQYLQTSARIGYVVIDVDADPDADTPSLRREIAALDGTIKARLLY from the coding sequence ATGGCCGTGGCTCCCGCCTCTTCGCCCGTCTCCTTCGACAAGTCGCTGATCAAGGTCGTCCTGCTCGAGAACGTCCACCAGAGTGCCGTGGAGGCGTTCCGTGCCGACGGGTACTCCAACATCCACCAGCACGGGCGGGCGCTCGAGGGCGCGGCGCTGCGCGAGGCGATTGCCGACGCCCACGTGCTCGGGATCCGGTCGCGGACGCAGCTGACGGCCGAGGTGCTGGCGGCGGCGCCCAAGCTGATCGCCGTCGGCGCGTTCTGCATCGGCACCAACCAGATCGACCTGCGGGCGGCCGAGACGCTGGGCGTGCCCGTGTTCAACGCGCCGTTCTCCAACACCCGCAGCGTCGCGGAGCTGGTGATTGCCGAAGTCGTGCTGCTGCTGCGCGACGTGCCCCGGCGCAACGCCAGCGCGCATCGCGGTGGCTGGGACAAGTCGCCCTCGGGCGCGCACGAGGTGCGCGGCAAGACGCTCGGCATCGTCGGCTACGGGCACATCGGGACGCAGGTGGGCGTGCTGGCCGAGGCGCTCGGCATGCGCGTGCTGTTCTACGACATCGTGGCCAAGCTCGCGCTCGGCAACGCGCAGGCCGTGCGGTCGATGGAGGCGCTGCTCGCGGCGGCCGACGTGGTGACGCTGCACGTGCCGGAGACGCCGCAGACGCAGGGGCTGATCGGTGCGGCACAACTGCAGCAGATGCGCCGGGGCGCGCACCTGATCAACGCCTCCCGCGGCACGGTCGTCGACATCGACGCCCTCGCGGCGGCGCTGCGCGAGGGGCACCTGGGGGGCGCCGCGCTCGACGTGTTCCCGCACGAGCCCGAGTCCAACTCGGAGCAGTTCGAGTCGCCGCTGCGCGGTCTCGACAACGTCATCCTCACGCCCCACATCGGTGGCAGCACCGCGGAGGCGCAGGAGGCGATCGGCGTCGAGGTGGCAGAGAAGCTGCTCACCTACAGCAACAACGGCTCGACCCTCTCGGCGGTGAACTTCCCGGAGGTCGCCCTGCCCGGGCATCCGGGCAAGCACCGGGTGCTGCACATCCACCACAACCGGCCGGGCGTGCTGTCACGGGTCAACGACGTCTTCTCGGCGGCGCGCGTCAACGTCGCCGCGCAGTACCTGCAGACCAGTGCGCGGATCGGCTACGTGGTGATCGACGTCGACGCCGATCCCGACGCCGATACGCCGTCGCTGCGGCGGGAAATCGCGGCCCTCGACGGCACGATCAAGGCGCGACTCCTGTACTAG